In a genomic window of Xylanivirga thermophila:
- the mraY gene encoding phospho-N-acetylmuramoyl-pentapeptide-transferase, which produces MQQIIYAIILAFALTLVFGVPIIPALRRLKVGQHVRGEGPKTHYKKEGTPTMGGIIFLIPLALSSLILARHSLDYIVVAVVVTLAFGLIGFLDDYIKIVKKRSLGLKAYQKIIAQIGVAVIFALYAYNNPNVGSKIYIPFSQNEWDLGVWYVPFIVFVIIGTVNSTNLTDGLDGLAAGVTLVVSSAFSIIAYFAGSKAMDEGLAYLGANYQNLAVFAGALLGACMGFLKYNAYPAQVFMGDTGSIGIGGAIVALAVLLKIPLFLPILGGVYMIEAISVIIQVVSFKKTGKRVFKMAPLHHHFELKGIHETKVVTMFIMAAIVLCLVGLLAV; this is translated from the coding sequence ATGCAGCAAATTATATATGCAATAATCCTGGCTTTTGCACTCACGCTAGTATTTGGAGTGCCAATAATTCCTGCTCTTAGAAGGCTCAAAGTGGGACAGCATGTAAGGGGAGAAGGGCCTAAGACTCACTACAAAAAAGAAGGTACTCCTACAATGGGAGGCATTATATTTTTAATACCACTGGCATTGTCTTCTTTGATTTTGGCAAGGCATAGTTTAGACTATATAGTGGTAGCAGTGGTTGTAACATTGGCCTTTGGCCTTATAGGATTTCTAGATGATTATATAAAGATAGTAAAAAAACGTTCGCTTGGGCTTAAAGCCTATCAAAAGATAATAGCCCAAATAGGTGTTGCCGTTATATTTGCATTATATGCATATAATAACCCAAATGTGGGTAGTAAAATTTATATACCCTTTAGCCAAAATGAATGGGATCTTGGGGTATGGTATGTACCTTTTATTGTATTTGTAATAATAGGTACGGTGAATAGCACTAACTTAACTGATGGATTGGATGGATTGGCAGCAGGAGTTACCTTAGTAGTATCCTCTGCTTTTAGCATAATAGCGTATTTTGCTGGCTCTAAGGCGATGGATGAGGGATTGGCGTATTTGGGAGCAAATTATCAAAATCTCGCAGTGTTTGCAGGTGCCCTTTTAGGGGCCTGTATGGGTTTTTTGAAGTATAATGCATACCCTGCTCAGGTTTTTATGGGGGATACAGGGTCCATAGGTATAGGAGGTGCCATAGTAGCGCTGGCAGTACTGCTTAAAATTCCCCTATTTTTACCCATATTAGGTGGGGTATATATGATAGAGGCCATATCGGTGATAATTCAAGTGGTATCGTTTAAAAAGACCGGTAAAAGGGTATTTAAGATGGCCCCTCTTCACCATCATTTTGAGCTTAAAGGTATACATGAAACAAAGGTAGTTACAATGTTCATAATGGCAGCCATAGTTTTATGCCTAGTAGGATTGCTAGCGGTATAG
- the murD gene encoding UDP-N-acetylmuramoyl-L-alanine--D-glutamate ligase yields the protein MKGLNDIKDKKVLVVGMARSGVSAARVLKGLGCRVIANDIKKTDELRDVEQELGPLGIELYFGVQPDDIVEQMDMVVISPGVPIYTPFVQKAKENGIEVISEVELAYRLCSAPIVAITGTNGKTTTTSLIGEILKNAHMNTYIVGNIGKPFVAQTKNIQDGDVVVAEISSFQLEGIKYFKPKISVILNITPDHLNRHKTMENYINTKAKIFKNANENDYVVLNSDNSLSASLDDRTKGKVLFFSSSKVLDRGAWVQDGMVIVDVGNGKKTVCHVDDIFIPGRHNLENALAAVLVTSILGVDTKTIKSTLKSFKGVEHRIEFVDDIEEIKFYNDSKGTNPDASIKAIQAMKGPTVLIAGGMDKGLDFSDFIDAFDDIITDMVVLGETKDKLIQSASDKGFHNVYKVETLEQAVLKAYDLAVPGGNVLLSPACASWDMFKDYEERGRIFKAAVKALRR from the coding sequence TTGAAGGGATTAAATGATATAAAGGACAAAAAAGTTTTGGTAGTAGGTATGGCACGAAGTGGAGTATCAGCAGCTAGGGTACTTAAAGGACTTGGTTGCCGTGTCATTGCCAATGATATAAAAAAAACTGATGAATTAAGGGATGTAGAGCAGGAGCTGGGTCCATTGGGGATAGAGCTGTACTTTGGAGTACAACCTGATGATATTGTAGAACAGATGGATATGGTGGTTATAAGTCCAGGTGTACCCATATACACCCCTTTCGTTCAAAAAGCAAAGGAAAATGGTATAGAGGTCATAAGCGAGGTGGAATTGGCGTATAGATTGTGTAGTGCGCCGATAGTTGCAATTACCGGCACCAACGGAAAGACTACTACCACCTCCCTGATTGGTGAAATATTAAAAAATGCCCATATGAATACATATATAGTGGGCAATATTGGCAAACCATTTGTGGCCCAGACTAAAAATATACAAGATGGGGACGTTGTAGTTGCTGAAATAAGTAGCTTTCAACTGGAAGGTATAAAATATTTTAAACCTAAAATTTCAGTTATATTAAATATTACACCTGATCATCTGAATAGGCATAAAACAATGGAAAACTACATAAATACAAAGGCGAAGATATTTAAAAATGCCAATGAAAATGACTATGTAGTGCTAAATAGTGACAACTCCCTATCAGCTAGTTTAGATGACAGAACAAAGGGTAAGGTATTATTTTTTAGCAGTAGTAAGGTATTAGATAGGGGGGCTTGGGTACAAGATGGTATGGTAATAGTAGATGTGGGAAATGGTAAAAAAACTGTATGCCATGTGGACGATATATTCATTCCTGGTAGGCATAATCTAGAAAATGCACTGGCTGCTGTCTTAGTTACCAGTATACTAGGAGTTGATACTAAAACTATCAAAAGTACCTTGAAGAGTTTTAAGGGAGTGGAACATAGGATAGAATTTGTCGATGATATAGAAGAAATAAAATTCTATAATGATTCCAAGGGAACCAATCCTGATGCCTCTATAAAGGCTATACAAGCTATGAAGGGGCCTACCGTCCTCATAGCAGGAGGAATGGATAAGGGTTTGGATTTTTCGGATTTTATTGATGCATTCGATGATATCATAACTGATATGGTGGTATTGGGAGAAACAAAGGATAAACTTATCCAATCAGCATCCGATAAGGGTTTTCACAATGTATACAAAGTGGAAACTTTAGAACAGGCCGTTTTAAAAGCTTACGATCTGGCAGTGCCAGGGGGCAATGTACTATTA